TCTGCTTGTCGATGCCCTCGACACTGAGCTTCGTCGGGGACTCGACCTTGAAGGTGATGCCCTCGGGGGCCTCGACGACGATCGGGTGGCTGTATCCGAGCGCGAACTCCAGGTTGGAGCCCTTCGCCTGGACGCGGTAACCGACACCGCTGATCTCGAGCGCCTTGGTGTATCCCTGGGTCACACCGGTGATCATGTTCGCCACCAGCGTGCGGGACAGGCCGTGCAGGGCCTTGTTCTGACGCTCGTCGTTCGGACGCAGCACCTTGAGGGTGCCGTCATCGTCCTTGGAGACCTCGATCGGCGCTGCGACGGTGTGCGAGAGGGAACCCTTGGGGCCCTTCACCGCGACCGTACGGCCGTCGATGGTGACGTCCACACCGGTGGGAACCTGGATGGGGAGCTTGCCGATTCGCGACATGAGCTTTTCCTCCGTTCCCGACTACCAGACGTAGGCGAGGACTTCCCCACCTACGCCCTTCTTGCCTGCCTGCTGGCCGGTCAGAAGACCGTGGGACGTGGAGATGATCGCCACGCCCAGGCCGCCGAGCACCTTGGGCAGGTTGGTGGACTTGGCATACACGCGCAGACCCGGCTTCGAGATGCGCTTGATGCCTGCGATCGAACGCTCGCGGTTCGGGCCGAACTTCAGCTCGAGGGTCAGCTTCTTGCCGACCTCGGCGTCCTCGACCTTCCAGCCGGTGATGAAGCCCTCCTGCTGGAGGATTTCCGCGATGTGCGACTTGATCTTGCTGTGCGGCATCTCGACATCGTCGTGGTACGCCGAGTTCGCGTTACGCAGACGCGTCAACATGTCTGCGATGGGATCAGTCATGGTCATGAATTGGCCTTCGGCCTCTCTCGCCGGGGTTTCCTGTATGCGCCATCCCTCTCCCCACTCAATGGCGGGACGGGTGCGGTGCGGGGACCTACGGCGTAGTAAGTTTCGGGCGGCGGACGCCCAACCCCCCAAGCCTACGGCATGTGGAGCAGGGCTTCCGCCGACCAGTTGCTTACCGAGAGCTCTGGTTGATTCAGTACTTCAACTCAACGCTGAAGTAAGGGAATTACCAGGAACTCTTGGTGACGCCCGGCAGCTCGCCGCGGTGTGCCATCTCACGAAGGCAGACACGGCACAGACCGAACTTGCGGTAGACGGAGTGGGGACGCCCACAGCGCTGGCAGCGCGTGTAACCGCGCACGCCGAACTTCGGCTTGCGGGCGGCCTTAGCGATCAGAGCCTTCTTCGCCACGGTCAGTTCTCCTTGAACGGGAAGCCGAGGTGACGAAGGAGGGCACGACCCTCGTCGTCGTTGGTCGCCGTGGTGACCACGGTGATGTCCATGCCCCGG
This window of the Streptomyces niveus genome carries:
- the rplF gene encoding 50S ribosomal protein L6; this encodes MSRIGKLPIQVPTGVDVTIDGRTVAVKGPKGSLSHTVAAPIEVSKDDDGTLKVLRPNDERQNKALHGLSRTLVANMITGVTQGYTKALEISGVGYRVQAKGSNLEFALGYSHPIVVEAPEGITFKVESPTKLSVEGIDKQKVGEVAANIRKLRKPDPYKAKGVKYAGEVIRRKVGKAGK
- the rpsH gene encoding 30S ribosomal protein S8; translation: MTMTDPIADMLTRLRNANSAYHDDVEMPHSKIKSHIAEILQQEGFITGWKVEDAEVGKKLTLELKFGPNRERSIAGIKRISKPGLRVYAKSTNLPKVLGGLGVAIISTSHGLLTGQQAGKKGVGGEVLAYVW
- a CDS encoding type Z 30S ribosomal protein S14, producing the protein MAKKALIAKAARKPKFGVRGYTRCQRCGRPHSVYRKFGLCRVCLREMAHRGELPGVTKSSW